A window from Sphingobacterium hotanense encodes these proteins:
- a CDS encoding Ig-like domain-containing protein has translation MKTKYITRLFLVAGIGMSLLYSCKKDNVDFGESLTVREAVNSGGNMQIPVKIGTPLQLNLAVTPGNRTVTDATYSNKHPEISTFSNSGLVTGVSVGKDTVVIKLGNLQVWYVVNVTQ, from the coding sequence ATGAAAACTAAATATATAACACGCTTATTCCTCGTTGCGGGAATCGGGATGTCGTTACTTTACTCTTGCAAAAAGGACAATGTGGATTTTGGAGAGAGTTTAACGGTAAGAGAGGCTGTCAATTCTGGGGGTAATATGCAGATTCCGGTAAAAATTGGTACACCATTGCAATTAAATCTCGCTGTTACACCGGGCAATAGAACCGTTACAGACGCGACATATTCGAATAAGCATCCGGAAATCTCTACCTTCTCTAACTCAGGTTTGGTAACTGGCGTTAGTGTAGGCAAGGATACGGTTGTTATCAAATTGGGCAACCTACAAGTATGGTATGTTGTCAATGTGACACAGTAA
- a CDS encoding SusC/RagA family TonB-linked outer membrane protein: MKWIPLCYSLAFLSSLPSYAETKTIGHSPIAESPLFLNDSYLGRFQEEVKGKIVDEQGTPISGATIREKNTNQSTQSAEDGTFTLQVSSRSSILVVSSIGFGQKEVPAMEASSISLQAAEDQIEEVVVVGFGTQKKVNLTGAIAHVGKEAFENRPVANIGQALQGLVPNLNISFGNGAPNTTPGFNLRGGTSMAYNANTKEFETVNGDPLVIIDGVENTTAALNQLNPNDIRDMSFIKDASAGAIYGTKAAYGVILVRTKTGEFNQKGRISYNFDANFDTPTALPDVLNSYQIQRASMDRTLWTNGSVSNSEENKLNMIQKYLDNPVPENAWYEEGGRVIWVGNVNPYETAVKKWTPMQKHTLNFSGGGEAVNYYISTGLQNQSGMYKINTDEFKRYNALINVNAKITSWFNLFGKVSFDQTHYETPYLVGGKGNLWEAMMTDPARNINTPLMTGPNDPLPNAYTDNILSWISYGARNRSVNRRMSLLASPEFIILPNKLKVKADLAYQPQSYSLNRYSPKMAQVLESWSSLGTNQTEAQENRAYLDNNKRDNYLINIYADYQQTWAEKHNFSAILGYNQEQTTYEQLTNTYRRLINPNVQNPNAVEDPTLNESTRYAETLAGRAVFGRIAYNYAEKYFLESNLRYDGNAKFTKDERFVAFPSFSAGWRISQESFMDGIREWVNELKLRGSWGKLGNQPGEAYPFQATLGSGRAAFLINGQQIVYINPPNLVSPHLTFEKARTWNIGVDAAFLQNKLDVTFEYYNRKTTDILTRGDATFPNTLGTLAPYVNSGILETKGLELAIGWKETLDNGLRYRVGVNLSDYLTKVVHYAGNSGLLITNADNREIMYDGKTIGEIWGYKSGGILQESDFNGKNPANGNWIYSGPYQGNLYPGYLRYQDIGGPDGIPDGKIDAGLNKIGNTGDRVVLGNSTPRYRFGITGNVAFKNFDLDVLVQGVIKRDVWTGSSAYWGGGAGWRWMLERSWTPERTDAEFPMYGAAPSVNDQYMINGAYLRLKQAVLGYTLPSTVTEKLKIDRLRFTLSGFNLFEISEIPNVFDVDQISSAYPQKRSVAFGAQITF, from the coding sequence ATGAAGTGGATACCCCTATGTTATAGCCTAGCATTTTTGAGTTCCCTTCCCTCCTATGCCGAAACAAAAACGATCGGTCATAGTCCAATCGCGGAATCGCCGCTGTTTTTAAATGATTCCTACCTGGGTCGCTTCCAAGAAGAGGTCAAGGGTAAGATTGTCGACGAACAGGGCACTCCTATTTCAGGAGCCACGATCCGCGAGAAAAACACGAATCAGTCAACACAAAGTGCGGAAGATGGTACATTTACGCTTCAAGTGTCATCACGCAGTTCTATTCTAGTCGTTAGCTCGATTGGTTTTGGACAAAAAGAGGTTCCAGCGATGGAAGCTTCATCTATTAGCTTACAAGCAGCGGAAGATCAGATTGAGGAAGTTGTAGTCGTGGGTTTCGGGACGCAGAAGAAAGTAAATCTAACCGGTGCGATTGCGCATGTTGGTAAAGAGGCTTTCGAGAACCGTCCGGTTGCCAATATTGGTCAAGCCTTACAGGGCTTAGTTCCCAACTTAAACATCAGCTTCGGAAATGGAGCGCCAAATACGACGCCAGGTTTCAACTTACGTGGTGGAACGTCGATGGCTTATAATGCAAACACCAAAGAATTCGAAACGGTTAATGGTGACCCTTTAGTCATTATTGACGGTGTTGAAAATACGACTGCTGCTTTGAATCAGCTGAATCCGAATGATATCAGAGACATGTCGTTCATCAAAGATGCTTCTGCAGGTGCTATTTATGGTACGAAGGCAGCATATGGCGTTATTTTGGTTCGCACGAAAACTGGTGAATTCAACCAAAAAGGCAGGATATCTTATAACTTCGATGCCAACTTTGACACGCCTACTGCATTACCTGACGTACTAAATTCGTATCAAATCCAGCGTGCATCGATGGATCGTACCTTATGGACGAATGGCTCGGTGAGCAATTCGGAAGAGAACAAATTGAACATGATCCAAAAATATCTGGATAACCCAGTTCCTGAGAATGCTTGGTACGAGGAGGGTGGAAGAGTTATTTGGGTAGGCAATGTGAATCCTTATGAAACGGCAGTAAAAAAATGGACACCTATGCAGAAGCATACCTTGAACTTCAGCGGTGGTGGCGAAGCGGTAAATTATTATATATCGACAGGTCTGCAAAATCAGTCTGGGATGTATAAAATTAACACCGATGAGTTCAAGCGTTATAATGCATTGATCAATGTAAATGCGAAAATTACTAGCTGGTTCAATTTATTTGGAAAGGTAAGTTTCGATCAAACACATTACGAAACTCCTTATTTAGTGGGCGGAAAAGGAAATCTTTGGGAAGCCATGATGACCGATCCTGCGCGAAACATCAACACACCGTTGATGACCGGACCAAATGATCCGCTTCCAAATGCATATACAGACAACATTCTATCTTGGATTAGCTATGGTGCAAGAAATAGATCGGTGAATAGACGTATGTCTTTATTAGCATCGCCAGAATTTATCATTCTTCCAAATAAATTGAAGGTAAAAGCTGATTTGGCGTACCAACCACAGAGCTATAGTTTGAACAGGTATAGTCCAAAAATGGCGCAGGTGCTGGAGTCTTGGAGCAGTTTAGGAACCAACCAAACAGAGGCACAGGAAAACAGAGCCTATCTTGACAATAATAAGCGTGATAATTACTTGATCAACATCTATGCGGATTATCAGCAGACATGGGCAGAAAAGCATAATTTCTCTGCAATCTTAGGTTACAACCAAGAGCAAACGACTTATGAGCAGCTGACGAACACGTATCGTCGGTTGATCAACCCGAATGTTCAGAATCCGAATGCAGTAGAAGACCCTACGTTAAATGAATCTACTCGATATGCCGAGACACTAGCGGGTAGAGCAGTATTTGGTAGGATCGCATATAATTACGCGGAGAAATATTTTCTAGAGAGCAATTTACGTTACGATGGAAATGCAAAATTCACGAAAGACGAGCGTTTCGTTGCTTTCCCATCATTCTCAGCGGGTTGGAGAATCTCTCAAGAATCCTTTATGGACGGTATTCGCGAGTGGGTTAACGAGCTAAAACTTCGTGGAAGCTGGGGTAAGCTAGGTAACCAACCAGGTGAAGCCTATCCGTTTCAGGCGACTTTAGGTTCCGGTCGTGCGGCCTTCCTGATTAACGGACAACAAATTGTCTACATTAACCCTCCTAATTTAGTTTCTCCACATTTAACTTTTGAGAAGGCAAGAACATGGAACATTGGTGTGGATGCAGCATTCCTGCAAAACAAACTTGATGTGACATTTGAGTACTACAACAGAAAAACAACGGATATTCTAACGAGAGGAGATGCGACATTCCCGAATACGCTAGGTACGCTGGCACCATACGTTAACTCTGGAATACTGGAAACGAAAGGTTTGGAATTGGCTATTGGCTGGAAAGAAACTTTAGACAATGGTCTTCGCTATCGCGTAGGCGTTAATCTATCCGACTACTTGACCAAAGTGGTGCATTATGCCGGAAACTCAGGATTGCTCATTACTAATGCCGACAACAGAGAAATCATGTATGATGGAAAAACCATTGGCGAGATCTGGGGATACAAGAGCGGCGGAATTTTACAGGAATCGGATTTCAACGGTAAAAACCCTGCAAACGGCAATTGGATTTATTCGGGGCCATACCAAGGTAACTTATACCCAGGCTACTTGCGGTATCAGGATATCGGTGGACCTGATGGTATCCCTGACGGAAAAATTGATGCTGGCTTAAACAAAATCGGCAACACCGGAGACAGAGTCGTACTAGGCAATTCTACACCACGCTATCGTTTTGGTATTACTGGAAATGTAGCATTCAAAAACTTTGACTTAGACGTATTGGTGCAAGGTGTGATAAAACGTGATGTATGGACAGGTAGTTCTGCATATTGGGGCGGAGGTGCCGGATGGCGCTGGATGCTGGAACGTTCATGGACGCCAGAGCGTACAGATGCAGAGTTTCCGATGTATGGTGCAGCTCCATCAGTTAATGATCAATATATGATCAACGGTGCTTATTTACGTTTAAAACAAGCTGTACTAGGATATACTTTACCTTCTACGGTTACTGAAAAACTAAAAATAGACCGCTTGCGCTTTACGCTTTCTGGATTTAATTTATTCGAAATCTCAGAAATCCCTAATGTTTTTGATGTTGATCAAATATCATCAGCATACCCGCAAAAACGTTCGGTTGCTTTCGGTGCACAGATTACTTTTTAA
- a CDS encoding RagB/SusD family nutrient uptake outer membrane protein, whose translation MKRTFKYILSGVVAVSLLQSCKKDFLDLNPETELAVGNSLQSETELTLYLNNLYGRYIKGHFDGWADTRLNPSITGGSHLLAGDFMTDNMVKYGNIHSILDQTYKTPTNGTDVGWVWEDLRSVHYFLENYKNALPSVNNDASKLDKYVGEALFFKSWDYYRKLMLFGDVPWYNSTMNIDNEDLYKARDKRTLVVDSLMSTINSSITKLEGVSGRADGRINQNMALFLKARIALFEGSFRTYHSELQLKSTAAPFLEACVDACEKIISSGKYQLYSAGTNPYRKLFTFKNNPEADQNKEAILARVYDGVKVGHATQRYWQQNNSISGARPAGGATRNLVDEYLCIDGRPIYLSGSEGNYTANPLFKGYDGMWTELENRDPRLKQTINYPGENRSIYNVNNDLTSAAENGVTYPRLSYNVADRTTVTGYMAIKHWMGDKKEHDATTSGQQTAIEFRYGEVLLMLAEAKAILGTLTQNDLDRTINALRQRAGFDFAAYPNSRLQLANVPQDPRMDAINAELLEYDISPILREIRRERRVEMVLEDRRYEDLMRWKAGKFLTIPYRGMKFTAEKQKLYDGTKLQKPIIALKEQLDKDVFVDSEGFIIAYPRSPNIVQGKALWSDYRYYWPLPLFELSLEGSQLKQNPGWLGE comes from the coding sequence ATGAAAAGAACATTTAAATATATATTATCAGGAGTTGTAGCGGTTAGTTTGCTACAGTCTTGTAAGAAAGACTTCTTAGATCTTAATCCGGAAACGGAACTTGCGGTCGGTAATTCCTTACAATCAGAAACAGAATTAACGCTATACTTAAACAACCTTTACGGACGCTATATCAAGGGGCATTTTGATGGTTGGGCAGATACAAGATTAAATCCTTCCATCACTGGCGGTAGCCACTTATTGGCAGGAGACTTTATGACGGACAATATGGTGAAGTATGGGAATATACATAGTATCTTAGACCAGACTTACAAAACACCAACCAACGGAACTGATGTGGGTTGGGTATGGGAGGATCTTCGCTCTGTACATTATTTCTTAGAAAACTATAAGAATGCATTACCGTCGGTTAACAATGATGCTAGCAAACTTGATAAATATGTTGGTGAGGCTTTATTCTTCAAGTCCTGGGACTATTACAGAAAATTGATGCTATTCGGCGATGTGCCATGGTATAATTCGACAATGAATATTGACAATGAAGACTTATACAAAGCACGCGACAAGCGAACGTTGGTAGTTGATTCATTGATGAGCACCATTAATTCATCAATCACCAAGCTGGAGGGAGTAAGCGGACGCGCAGACGGACGCATTAACCAGAACATGGCCTTATTCCTAAAAGCAAGAATTGCTTTGTTTGAAGGTTCATTCAGAACATACCATAGCGAATTGCAATTGAAGAGTACCGCAGCTCCTTTCTTAGAGGCTTGTGTTGATGCTTGTGAGAAAATCATCAGCTCGGGAAAATATCAATTGTACAGCGCGGGAACAAACCCATACCGGAAGCTCTTTACGTTTAAGAACAATCCCGAGGCCGATCAGAACAAAGAAGCAATTTTAGCGCGTGTTTATGACGGTGTTAAAGTTGGACATGCTACGCAGCGTTATTGGCAGCAGAACAACAGTATCAGCGGTGCGCGTCCAGCGGGTGGAGCAACACGTAATTTAGTGGATGAATACCTATGTATTGATGGACGCCCGATCTATCTATCTGGTTCGGAGGGTAACTATACAGCGAATCCTCTATTTAAAGGATATGATGGTATGTGGACAGAATTGGAGAACAGAGATCCACGTCTGAAACAAACGATCAACTATCCTGGAGAAAACCGTTCGATATACAATGTGAATAATGATTTGACCAGTGCGGCGGAGAATGGAGTAACTTATCCTAGATTGTCTTATAATGTAGCTGACAGAACCACGGTTACCGGGTACATGGCGATTAAACATTGGATGGGCGATAAGAAAGAACATGACGCAACAACAAGTGGACAGCAGACCGCTATCGAGTTTCGCTATGGCGAGGTTTTATTGATGTTAGCGGAAGCAAAAGCAATCTTAGGTACACTGACTCAAAATGACCTAGATCGTACAATCAACGCGCTTAGACAGCGTGCGGGCTTTGATTTCGCTGCTTATCCGAATAGCCGTTTACAATTAGCAAACGTGCCTCAAGACCCACGTATGGATGCAATCAATGCGGAATTGTTAGAATACGACATAAGCCCTATTCTGCGCGAGATCAGACGTGAGCGTCGAGTAGAAATGGTATTGGAAGACCGTCGTTATGAAGATTTAATGCGTTGGAAAGCAGGTAAATTTTTAACTATCCCTTACCGTGGTATGAAGTTTACTGCCGAAAAACAGAAGTTATATGATGGTACTAAGCTACAAAAACCGATCATCGCATTGAAAGAACAACTTGACAAGGATGTATTTGTGGATAGCGAAGGCTTTATCATTGCTTATCCAAGAAGCCCTAATATTGTTCAAGGGAAAGCCCTTTGGTCAGACTACCGTTACTATTGGCCGCTTCCGTTGTTTGAACTTTCGTTGGAAGGCAGTCAGTTGAAGCAGAATCCAGGATGGTTAGGTGAGTAA
- a CDS encoding branched-chain amino acid aminotransferase → MSATEQISIRVEPTKTSRLSQVDFNNLKFGQIMSDHMLVANYENGQWTDVAIVPYGDLTLSPSMSALHYGQAIFEGIKGYKFADGTVSIFRPDKNWERFNKSAARLQMPEVPEEIFMDGLTKLLDVDREWIPSIEGTALYIRPFMFATEAALGVHPSISYKFIIITCPVGAYYSKPISLKVETHYTRAAEGGVGFSKNAGNYALSLYPTQLANNEGYDQIMWTDANEHKYIEEAGTANLIFRIGDTIITPHGDTILHGVTRRTIMELAEEWGYKAEQRKVSVQELIDGIKAGTVTEAFAAGTAATITHIDRIGFEGQDYTLPPVEGREFSLKVLSYLNDLRYGKSEDTHGWNLIVK, encoded by the coding sequence ATGAGCGCGACAGAACAAATCTCAATTCGCGTAGAGCCAACAAAAACATCAAGACTCTCGCAAGTAGATTTCAACAACTTAAAATTTGGACAGATCATGTCGGACCATATGCTGGTCGCTAATTATGAGAACGGACAATGGACAGACGTAGCTATCGTCCCTTACGGCGATTTGACATTGAGCCCTTCGATGTCTGCACTACATTATGGACAGGCAATTTTTGAGGGAATTAAAGGTTACAAATTTGCAGATGGTACGGTTAGTATCTTCCGTCCGGATAAAAACTGGGAGCGTTTTAACAAATCAGCAGCTCGTTTACAGATGCCGGAAGTTCCGGAAGAGATCTTCATGGATGGTTTGACGAAGTTATTGGATGTTGACCGTGAATGGATCCCATCTATCGAAGGTACTGCATTATATATCCGTCCGTTTATGTTTGCGACAGAAGCAGCCTTAGGCGTTCACCCATCAATCTCTTATAAGTTTATTATCATCACTTGTCCGGTTGGTGCTTACTATAGCAAACCAATCAGTCTGAAAGTGGAGACACATTATACACGTGCTGCCGAAGGTGGTGTAGGTTTCTCGAAAAACGCAGGTAACTATGCGCTCTCTTTATACCCAACGCAATTGGCAAATAACGAAGGCTATGACCAAATTATGTGGACTGATGCCAACGAACATAAATACATTGAGGAGGCAGGTACGGCAAACTTAATCTTCCGTATTGGTGATACGATTATTACGCCACATGGTGACACGATTCTACATGGTGTTACGCGTCGTACGATCATGGAATTGGCAGAAGAGTGGGGCTACAAAGCTGAACAACGCAAAGTATCTGTTCAAGAGTTAATTGACGGTATCAAAGCAGGAACAGTAACGGAAGCTTTCGCAGCAGGAACTGCCGCTACGATTACACATATTGACCGTATCGGATTTGAAGGACAGGACTATACGCTTCCTCCTGTTGAAGGTAGAGAGTTCTCGTTGAAAGTACTTTCGTACTTGAACGATTTACGATACGGAAAGAGTGAAGATACACATGGCTGGAACTTAATTGTAAAGTAA
- a CDS encoding GH3 auxin-responsive promoter family protein — protein sequence MALLNSLFTWIMKKRMHQIDLFMKYPHDVQEEWFQSLISAAEATEWGKKYDYNSILTPEQYKERVPIQDYDSLKGYIDRMIKGEQNILWPSDIKWFAKSSGTTADRSKFIPVSIEALEECHYQGGKDMLSIYCHNKPENKVFTGKSVVIGGSSQINNFSPDSYYGDLSSILIRNLPFWAEFKRTPNIEVTLNPNFEEKIEQICQITLKENVTSLAGVPTWNMVMANRILEITGKDNLLEVWPNLEFYSHGGVSFKPYREQFKKLIPTDNMYYLENYNASEGYFGLQDRSDSDDLLLMLDYGIYYEFLPMESLHEEHPKTLGLHEVEIGKNYALIITTNAGLWRYKIGDTIKFTSLSPYRFQISGRTKQYINTFGEEVIVDNADHALEAACKATEASIKDYTAGPVYFKDKGAGAHEWVIEFDKQPQDFNRFCEILDQTLREINSDYDAKRYKNMALSAPIIHNAPTDTFYQWMKSRGKLGGQNKVPRLANSREYLDPILKLLS from the coding sequence ATGGCCTTACTAAATTCTCTCTTTACGTGGATCATGAAAAAGCGAATGCACCAAATCGACCTTTTCATGAAGTATCCACACGACGTACAAGAAGAGTGGTTCCAAAGTCTTATATCTGCAGCTGAAGCAACCGAATGGGGCAAGAAATATGACTACAATAGCATACTGACTCCCGAGCAATATAAAGAAAGAGTACCCATCCAGGACTATGATAGCCTAAAAGGCTATATCGATCGGATGATCAAAGGCGAACAAAACATTCTCTGGCCATCGGATATCAAATGGTTTGCAAAATCCTCGGGGACAACAGCCGACCGTAGCAAATTTATTCCTGTTAGTATCGAAGCGCTCGAAGAATGTCACTACCAGGGCGGTAAAGACATGCTTTCCATCTATTGCCACAATAAGCCCGAAAACAAAGTATTTACTGGAAAATCAGTCGTGATCGGCGGCTCATCGCAGATCAACAACTTCAGCCCTGACTCCTATTACGGCGATTTATCATCCATCCTGATTCGTAATCTTCCCTTTTGGGCAGAGTTCAAAAGAACGCCAAATATTGAGGTAACCTTGAACCCTAATTTTGAGGAGAAGATCGAGCAGATTTGCCAGATCACTTTAAAAGAAAACGTAACGAGCCTTGCTGGTGTTCCGACCTGGAACATGGTCATGGCCAATCGTATCTTAGAAATAACAGGCAAGGACAACCTCTTGGAAGTTTGGCCTAACCTAGAATTCTATAGCCATGGCGGCGTTAGCTTTAAGCCATACCGTGAGCAATTCAAAAAACTAATTCCAACGGACAATATGTACTATCTGGAGAATTACAATGCTTCAGAAGGCTATTTTGGTCTGCAGGATCGCTCCGACTCGGATGATCTATTGTTGATGTTGGATTATGGAATCTACTATGAATTTCTACCGATGGAGAGCCTTCATGAAGAGCATCCAAAAACCTTGGGTCTGCATGAAGTGGAAATTGGAAAGAACTATGCCTTAATCATTACCACCAATGCAGGGCTATGGCGCTACAAAATCGGAGACACGATTAAATTCACTTCCCTATCCCCATACCGTTTTCAGATCTCAGGACGCACAAAACAATATATCAATACCTTTGGTGAGGAAGTTATTGTCGACAATGCCGATCACGCACTGGAAGCGGCCTGTAAAGCAACTGAAGCAAGCATCAAAGATTATACTGCCGGGCCAGTCTATTTTAAAGACAAAGGCGCCGGGGCCCATGAATGGGTCATCGAATTCGATAAACAACCACAAGACTTCAACAGATTTTGCGAAATACTAGACCAAACTCTTCGCGAAATTAATTCTGACTACGATGCAAAACGCTATAAAAACATGGCGCTCTCTGCACCGATCATACACAATGCCCCAACAGATACCTTCTATCAATGGATGAAGTCTAGAGGGAAATTAGGTGGACAGAACAAGGTTCCGCGTTTGGCAAACAGTAGAGAATACTTGGACCCAATCCTAAAGCTACTTTCGTAA
- the lptB gene encoding LPS export ABC transporter ATP-binding protein translates to MILKAEHLIKKYKQRTVVNDVSFHVEQGEIVGLLGPNGAGKTTSFYMIVGLIKPNEGNVYLDDLEITADPMYRRAQRGIGYLAQEASVFRKLSVENNILSVLEIHYPNKAERKEKLEELLTEFSLHRVRKNRGDLLSGGERRRTEIARALAANPHFILLDEPFAGVDPIAVEEIQTIVAKLKTRNIGILITDHNVQETLSITDRAYLLTEGKIMLTGTPEEIANNELARKFYLGRHFELRRKKF, encoded by the coding sequence ATGATTCTTAAAGCAGAACATCTAATCAAGAAATATAAACAACGTACTGTTGTTAACGACGTATCATTTCATGTGGAACAAGGAGAGATTGTAGGATTGCTCGGCCCGAATGGTGCCGGTAAAACGACCTCTTTCTATATGATCGTAGGATTGATTAAACCTAATGAAGGCAACGTCTATTTAGATGATCTGGAAATTACGGCAGACCCCATGTATCGTCGCGCACAACGCGGAATCGGTTATCTCGCACAGGAAGCCTCTGTTTTTAGGAAGCTTTCCGTAGAAAATAATATCCTTTCGGTACTTGAAATCCATTATCCGAACAAAGCAGAACGTAAAGAAAAGCTGGAAGAGCTATTAACGGAATTTAGTTTACACCGCGTTCGCAAGAACCGTGGCGACTTATTGTCCGGAGGTGAAAGACGCCGTACAGAAATTGCACGTGCGCTCGCTGCAAACCCACACTTTATTCTATTAGATGAACCCTTTGCCGGGGTAGACCCTATTGCGGTAGAGGAAATCCAAACCATCGTTGCCAAACTTAAAACTCGCAACATCGGAATTCTAATCACCGACCACAACGTACAGGAAACTTTATCCATTACCGATCGTGCATACTTGTTGACCGAAGGAAAGATCATGTTGACAGGAACGCCAGAGGAAATTGCCAATAATGAGCTTGCACGTAAGTTTTATCTAGGTCGACATTTTGAATTAAGACGTAAAAAGTTTTAA
- a CDS encoding alpha-L-fucosidase, with translation MKVLKYSMLTLLGMGLASGQVSAQWTGPKQKPAERKEVKYGPITPKNRTDANMEAFRNYGLGQFIHWGLYAIPGNEWEGVSARKGAAASEWIRTWSGPNAPKNWKETYDNLYKQFDPKSFDAKAWAKQAKDMGAKYMIFTTKHHDGFALWPTQYSDYDIMASPYKKDIVKEVVDAYTAEGIDVYLYFSVLEWNNPDYLTKAPVTAEEKAKYNKFLQYTKNQLMELLTNYPQIKGFWFDGTWDQSWVQSYDFTYNLEKELREKHPGLIIGSRFRNDEFGKRHFDSNGDILGDYEQGWERKLPQAYEWLDGNDWDAVMTIPPNGWGYMKDWSGLYTKTTDDLLDMLMQSVSLNGNFVLNFGPDGQGKMHPGEDKIAKELGAWMKVNGEAVHGARHADLPVSKLGYYTEKGNTLYLSVFNRPVNNIARIAVPKKSNRVPVSAQILGNKAQLKVVHSDIGLDLDKNTYYDVIIPKGYKSHRAFVIKMELGEPRKATDNLMDAKM, from the coding sequence ATGAAAGTATTAAAATATTCAATGCTCACCCTTTTAGGAATGGGTTTAGCGTCGGGACAAGTGTCAGCGCAATGGACGGGACCAAAGCAGAAACCCGCAGAACGCAAAGAAGTGAAATACGGGCCGATTACACCGAAGAATCGAACCGATGCAAATATGGAAGCTTTCCGTAATTATGGTCTAGGTCAGTTCATTCACTGGGGATTATATGCTATTCCTGGTAATGAGTGGGAGGGAGTTTCTGCACGCAAAGGAGCGGCAGCATCTGAGTGGATCCGCACTTGGTCTGGACCTAATGCCCCTAAAAACTGGAAAGAAACTTACGATAACCTGTATAAGCAGTTTGATCCAAAGTCATTCGATGCCAAAGCTTGGGCAAAGCAAGCTAAGGATATGGGCGCGAAGTATATGATCTTTACCACCAAACATCATGACGGATTTGCTTTATGGCCGACACAGTATTCTGATTATGATATCATGGCATCGCCTTATAAAAAGGATATTGTAAAGGAAGTTGTCGATGCTTATACCGCAGAAGGTATTGACGTGTATTTATACTTCTCGGTTTTGGAATGGAATAATCCGGACTACTTAACAAAAGCACCAGTAACGGCTGAAGAAAAAGCGAAATACAATAAATTCTTACAATACACGAAGAACCAGTTAATGGAATTATTGACCAATTACCCACAGATCAAGGGCTTTTGGTTCGACGGTACTTGGGATCAGTCTTGGGTACAGTCCTATGATTTCACTTACAACCTAGAAAAAGAACTAAGAGAAAAACATCCCGGATTAATCATCGGTTCCCGTTTTCGGAATGATGAATTCGGCAAGCGCCATTTCGATAGCAACGGCGATATCCTAGGCGATTACGAGCAAGGTTGGGAACGAAAGCTGCCTCAGGCTTACGAGTGGCTGGACGGCAATGATTGGGATGCGGTTATGACGATTCCTCCAAACGGTTGGGGCTATATGAAAGACTGGTCTGGCTTGTACACCAAAACGACAGACGATCTATTGGATATGTTGATGCAGTCCGTTTCACTGAATGGAAACTTTGTATTGAACTTTGGACCTGATGGACAAGGAAAGATGCACCCAGGAGAAGACAAGATTGCAAAAGAGTTGGGCGCATGGATGAAAGTCAACGGCGAGGCGGTACACGGCGCGCGTCATGCCGACCTTCCGGTCTCGAAGTTAGGCTACTATACAGAGAAAGGAAATACGCTTTATCTATCCGTATTCAACCGCCCTGTCAATAATATCGCACGCATCGCTGTACCAAAGAAGAGCAATCGTGTTCCTGTATCTGCTCAGATATTAGGGAATAAAGCACAGTTGAAAGTCGTTCATTCGGATATAGGTCTAGACTTAGATAAGAATACATATTACGATGTCATTATTCCTAAGGGTTATAAAAGCCACAGAGCTTTTGTAATCAAGATGGAATTAGGCGAGCCAAGAAAAGCTACAGACAACCTGATGGATGCTAAGATGTAA